One window of the Pseudomonas sihuiensis genome contains the following:
- the ubiX gene encoding flavin prenyltransferase UbiX, with protein MSGPERITLAMTGASGAQYGLRLLDCLVQEDREVHFLISKAAQLVMATETDVALPAKPQSMAQFLTEYTGAAPGQIRVYGKEDWMAPAASGSGAPTAMVVVPCSTGTLSAIASGACNNLIERAADVALKERRQLILVPREAPYSSIHLENMLKLSNLGVTILPASPGFYHQPQTLDDLVDFVVARILNCLNIPQDMLPRWGEHHLVSDD; from the coding sequence ATGAGCGGCCCTGAGAGAATTACCCTGGCCATGACCGGCGCCTCGGGCGCGCAATACGGCCTGCGCCTGCTCGATTGTCTGGTGCAGGAAGATCGCGAGGTGCACTTCCTGATCTCCAAGGCCGCGCAACTGGTGATGGCTACCGAAACCGACGTGGCGTTGCCGGCCAAGCCGCAATCCATGGCCCAGTTTCTGACCGAGTACACCGGCGCGGCGCCGGGGCAGATTCGCGTCTACGGCAAGGAAGACTGGATGGCCCCGGCCGCTTCCGGCTCCGGCGCGCCGACTGCCATGGTGGTGGTGCCATGCAGCACTGGCACCCTGTCGGCCATCGCCAGCGGCGCCTGCAACAATCTGATCGAACGCGCCGCCGATGTGGCATTGAAGGAGCGCCGCCAGTTGATCCTGGTGCCGCGTGAGGCGCCGTATTCGAGTATCCACCTGGAAAACATGCTCAAGCTGTCGAATCTGGGCGTGACCATCCTGCCGGCATCGCCCGGCTTCTATCATCAGCCACAGACGCTGGATGATCTGGTGGACTTCGTGGTCGCGCGCATCCTCAATTGCCTGAATATCCCCCAGGACATGTTGCCGCGCTGGGGCGAGCATCATTTGGTGTCGGATGA